Proteins from a genomic interval of Collinsella sp. zg1085:
- a CDS encoding basic amino acid/polyamine antiporter, which produces MNDVHTTPAPSSQDTPQSTHEEAIINPGGLNVLQLTMMVITSTICAGIFSLCGDLAAGGANTGAVLVGWLVCFIGVFTLMSAFRGLSQARPDLTGGIYAYAAAGFGDFIGFNSAWGYWISACFSNVSFAILLFGSLGYFFPIFGAGNNLVSFICASIAIWGCSFLVSRGVKEAVSLNTVVTIAKLVPLALFVVAITLLGKFNPEVFFTNFWGEAAGPDFWTQFVSTMIALVWVFTGIEGAVVISGKAKYVRDVGRATALGFISVFILYLFISILSMGVVPRAAMAELAAPSMAGILEAAIGPIGASIVNFGVVLSLAGALIGYVVIAAETPYEAAVQGTFPKFFAQTNKHGAPVVTIYVSAAIMQLFLILAVVSAGTYQFFYTCAVNTILIPYVCSAAYYMIIGIKNQHLDSPLAPNRTSVMLFGTLAFIYTLFLVYTTGLAGVMVTTVTFAPGLVVYALGEHGRKKKILPLIWDKIIAASIVILAVISIYLQLTGIATLV; this is translated from the coding sequence ATGAATGATGTTCACACCACACCCGCGCCAAGTTCTCAAGACACGCCTCAATCCACACATGAAGAGGCCATAATCAATCCAGGCGGTCTTAATGTCTTACAACTCACCATGATGGTTATCACGTCCACCATATGCGCCGGTATTTTCTCTCTATGCGGTGACCTAGCTGCCGGCGGAGCAAACACCGGCGCAGTTCTTGTTGGCTGGCTTGTTTGCTTTATTGGCGTCTTTACCCTCATGAGTGCCTTTCGCGGACTATCTCAAGCGCGTCCCGATTTAACCGGCGGTATCTATGCCTATGCAGCCGCAGGTTTTGGCGACTTTATTGGCTTTAATTCTGCTTGGGGCTACTGGATTAGCGCATGTTTTTCTAACGTAAGCTTTGCCATTTTGCTCTTTGGGTCACTTGGTTATTTCTTCCCTATTTTTGGCGCAGGGAATAACCTTGTCTCGTTTATCTGTGCATCCATTGCCATTTGGGGCTGCTCGTTTTTGGTTTCTCGTGGCGTAAAAGAAGCCGTCAGCCTCAACACCGTAGTCACCATAGCAAAGCTTGTGCCGCTTGCACTTTTTGTGGTTGCTATCACGCTCTTAGGCAAGTTTAATCCTGAGGTTTTCTTTACCAATTTCTGGGGCGAAGCCGCAGGGCCTGATTTCTGGACGCAATTCGTCTCCACCATGATTGCGCTTGTTTGGGTCTTTACCGGTATTGAGGGTGCGGTCGTCATTTCGGGTAAGGCAAAATATGTGCGCGATGTTGGACGCGCAACCGCCCTTGGTTTTATCTCAGTCTTTATCCTCTATCTTTTTATTTCAATTCTTAGCATGGGTGTTGTACCACGTGCAGCCATGGCTGAGCTTGCAGCACCTTCTATGGCAGGTATCCTTGAGGCTGCTATAGGACCAATTGGCGCGAGTATCGTAAACTTTGGTGTCGTACTCTCACTTGCTGGCGCACTCATTGGTTATGTGGTTATTGCCGCCGAAACTCCCTATGAAGCCGCTGTGCAAGGCACCTTCCCTAAATTTTTTGCCCAAACCAACAAACATGGCGCACCAGTGGTAACCATTTATGTCAGCGCCGCCATCATGCAGCTTTTCCTTATTTTGGCAGTTGTATCCGCTGGCACCTATCAATTCTTCTATACCTGCGCCGTTAATACCATTTTGATTCCCTATGTCTGCTCTGCTGCCTATTATATGATTATTGGTATCAAGAACCAGCACCTAGATAGTCCTTTAGCACCAAATCGCACCAGTGTTATGCTCTTTGGCACACTCGCCTTTATCTATACACTCTTTTTGGTCTACACCACAGGACTTGCAGGTGTCATGGTTACAACAGTCACCTTTGCTCCTGGGCTTGTGGTTTATGCACTCGGAGAACATGGGCGTAAGAAGAAGATTCTGCCGCTCATATGGGATAAGATTATCGCTGCCTCTATTGTAATCTTGGCAGTCATCTCAATATATCTCCAGCTCACAGGCATTGCGACGTTAGTATAG
- the nrdG gene encoding anaerobic ribonucleoside-triphosphate reductase activating protein, with protein sequence MNFATIKYADIANGEGIRTSLFVSGCRRGCPFCFNEAAWNFKAGKPFTTAVEDDILKSLEPSYVDGLTVLGGEPMEPENQVGLVNFLERVRMRYPPSTGKTIWIYTGDTYHQELVPGGSHYTAVTDRILQVCDVLVDGPFVQELYDISLRFRGSSNQRLIDLNATREQLKAGVSPVDAVRLWSDSSLYQSHQLSSRL encoded by the coding sequence GTGAACTTTGCAACGATAAAATATGCCGATATAGCCAATGGCGAGGGTATTCGTACGTCGCTCTTTGTATCGGGTTGTCGGCGGGGCTGTCCGTTTTGCTTTAATGAAGCAGCGTGGAACTTCAAGGCGGGCAAGCCGTTTACCACAGCCGTTGAAGATGATATTTTGAAGAGCCTTGAGCCAAGTTATGTGGATGGCTTGACGGTTTTGGGCGGCGAGCCTATGGAGCCTGAGAACCAAGTGGGACTGGTCAATTTCTTGGAACGGGTACGGATGCGCTATCCACCTTCAACAGGAAAGACCATTTGGATTTATACCGGCGACACCTATCATCAGGAGCTTGTGCCAGGTGGTTCTCACTACACGGCAGTGACTGACCGTATCTTGCAAGTATGCGATGTATTGGTTGATGGTCCTTTTGTGCAGGAGCTCTATGACATCAGTTTGCGCTTTCGTGGTTCATCGAATCAGCGCCTGATTGACCTTAATGCAACACGTGAGCAGCTCAAAGCAGGAGTATCTCCTGTGGATGCTGTGCGTCTTTGGAGTGATAGCTCGCTTTATCAATCGCATCAGTTGAGTAGTCGCTTGTAG
- the nrdD gene encoding anaerobic ribonucleoside-triphosphate reductase: MKIIKRSGAEVSFDIEKIINAIKGANAEVAPDLRLKEREIDFAAQNVAENCERAGHTVSVEEIQDLVENEIMKLGRYEVARRYIIYRYLQSLKRTKNTTDDKILSLIECNNEEVKQENSNKNPTVNSVQRDYMAGEVSKDLTQRVLLPQEIVEAHNEGIIHFHDSDYFAQHMHNCDLVNLEDMLQNGTVISGTLIERPHSFSTACNIATQIIAQVASCQYGGQSISLTHLAPFVDVSRKKIRRLVEAELADLGVVADTEKIAELVETRLRDEIRRGVQTIQYQVVTLMTTNGQAPFVTVFMYLNEARSEQEKHDLAMIIEETLRQRYEGVKNEAGVWVTPAFPKLIYVLEEDNVTEGTPYFYLTELAAKCTARRMVPDYISEKKMRELKLSKGEKPGQGDTYTCMGCRSFLTPDRSGNGYDNVARAGNYEPDKPKYYGRFNQGVVTINLPDVALSSKGDMERFWEIFDERLALCHRALRCRHERLLGTLSDAAPILWQYGALARLNKGEKIDKLLYGGYSTMSLGYAGLYECVKYMTGASHTDPAGTPFAMHVMQHMNDLCNEWKAAENIDYSLYGTPLESTTYKFAKALQRRFGIVSGVTDRGYITNSYHVHVAEEIDAFDKLKFESQFQPLSPGGAISYVEVPNMQDNLKAVLRVMQYIYDNIMYAELNTKSDYCQLCGYDGEIQIVEDEGKLVWECPNCKNRDQEKLNVARRTCGYIGTQFWNQGRTEEIKDRVLHL, encoded by the coding sequence GTGAAAATCATCAAACGAAGCGGCGCTGAGGTCTCATTTGATATTGAGAAGATTATCAATGCCATTAAAGGTGCCAATGCAGAAGTTGCGCCTGACCTTCGTTTGAAGGAGCGAGAGATTGATTTTGCGGCGCAAAACGTGGCAGAGAATTGCGAGCGGGCAGGGCACACGGTATCGGTTGAAGAGATTCAAGACCTTGTTGAAAACGAGATTATGAAGCTTGGTCGGTATGAAGTGGCGCGTCGCTATATTATTTATCGCTATCTGCAAAGCCTTAAGCGCACCAAAAACACCACTGATGACAAAATTCTATCGCTCATTGAGTGCAATAACGAAGAGGTTAAGCAGGAAAACTCAAACAAAAACCCTACGGTCAACTCGGTACAGCGTGACTATATGGCTGGCGAGGTTTCAAAAGACCTGACGCAGCGTGTACTTTTGCCGCAAGAGATTGTTGAGGCTCATAACGAGGGCATTATTCATTTCCACGATTCAGATTATTTTGCCCAGCATATGCATAACTGTGACCTCGTTAATCTTGAAGATATGCTACAAAATGGCACCGTTATTTCAGGTACGCTTATTGAGCGTCCGCATAGCTTTTCTACGGCCTGCAATATTGCAACACAAATTATTGCTCAGGTGGCATCGTGTCAGTATGGCGGACAATCTATCTCTCTTACGCACCTTGCACCTTTTGTTGATGTAAGCCGTAAGAAAATCCGCCGTTTGGTTGAGGCTGAACTTGCCGATTTGGGCGTTGTAGCCGATACAGAAAAGATTGCAGAGCTTGTTGAGACGCGTCTGCGCGATGAGATTCGCCGTGGTGTACAAACCATTCAATATCAGGTGGTAACACTCATGACCACCAATGGTCAAGCACCATTTGTAACGGTATTTATGTACCTTAACGAAGCACGCTCTGAGCAAGAAAAGCATGACCTTGCCATGATTATTGAAGAAACACTGCGCCAGCGCTACGAGGGCGTTAAAAATGAAGCGGGTGTTTGGGTGACACCGGCGTTTCCTAAACTCATTTATGTACTTGAAGAAGATAACGTTACCGAAGGAACTCCGTACTTTTATCTTACGGAGCTTGCAGCAAAATGTACAGCTAGGCGCATGGTGCCTGACTACATCTCTGAGAAAAAGATGCGTGAGCTCAAGCTTTCAAAAGGGGAAAAGCCGGGTCAAGGCGACACCTATACCTGCATGGGTTGCCGGAGCTTCTTGACTCCCGATCGCTCAGGTAATGGCTATGATAATGTGGCACGTGCGGGCAACTATGAGCCGGATAAACCTAAGTATTATGGTCGTTTTAATCAAGGGGTTGTCACTATTAACTTGCCTGACGTTGCTTTGTCTTCAAAGGGCGATATGGAGCGTTTTTGGGAGATTTTTGATGAGCGCTTGGCACTGTGCCATCGCGCTTTGCGCTGCCGTCATGAGCGCCTTTTGGGTACCTTGTCTGACGCAGCTCCTATTTTGTGGCAATATGGCGCCCTTGCGCGCCTCAATAAGGGTGAGAAAATTGATAAGCTTTTGTATGGCGGCTACTCAACTATGAGTCTTGGTTATGCTGGGCTTTATGAGTGCGTTAAATATATGACCGGCGCTTCGCATACCGACCCAGCAGGTACCCCTTTTGCGATGCACGTGATGCAGCATATGAATGACCTTTGCAACGAGTGGAAGGCTGCAGAGAATATTGACTATTCGCTGTATGGCACTCCGCTTGAGTCAACAACCTATAAGTTTGCTAAAGCACTTCAGCGTCGCTTTGGCATTGTTTCTGGTGTTACTGACCGTGGCTATATAACCAATAGCTATCACGTGCATGTTGCAGAAGAAATTGATGCCTTTGATAAGCTTAAGTTTGAAAGCCAGTTCCAGCCTTTGTCTCCAGGCGGTGCCATCTCGTATGTTGAGGTTCCTAACATGCAGGATAACCTCAAGGCAGTTTTGCGTGTTATGCAATACATCTACGACAACATTATGTATGCCGAGCTCAACACTAAGAGCGATTATTGCCAGTTATGCGGCTACGATGGTGAAATTCAGATTGTTGAAGACGAGGGCAAACTGGTATGGGAGTGCCCCAACTGCAAAAACCGCGATCAGGAGAAGCTAAACGTTGCCCGCCGTACCTGTGGATACATTGGTACTCAATTTTGGAACCAGGGTCGTACAGAAGAGATTAAAGACCGCGTATTGCATCTTTAG
- a CDS encoding ABC transporter ATP-binding protein, which translates to MSQHTSSQHKKNSVTKRTLYYYGRVTRLQLPMFLANVLVTLGYVYFLTFASPQVVAWIVDKVGEGGIGPDQVFSTFGPAIVLLIAVNVIGQVCSKLQDYTAARLKIGAGYELGRWAFDALSNQSMTFHANRFGGALVSSTQKFIAAYNQLVSNVVYLAMPTIFSALLTISLLAPLVPVYVLILALIMVAYAFIVFFQYRKVLPYNAAASSAQNKLSGELSDSITNILAVKTSGREDFERSLFEQANNEVKRADSARMIRTVKTGATMSSMLVVMMALVAIFIAGGNAWFGISAGTLVMMFSYTNALTSRMNLLAMTFEQINTALGEAHDLTVALDEPRLVDDIPGAAELQVPHGALEFSHVDFSYADARAGDVVFKDFSLAIPAGQRVGLVGRSGSGKTTLTTLLLRLADLVGGSISIDGMNIAEVSQVSLRKHIAYVPQEPLLFHRSIRENIAYGKPGASEEEIIEAARRANALEFIEKLPDGFETQVGERGVKLSGGQRQRIAIARAMLTDAPILVLDEATSALDSESEKLIQDALGELMRNRTAIVVAHRLSTVAELDRIVVIRDGKIVEDGPHHELMHAGGEYEKLWSRQSGSFLSNE; encoded by the coding sequence GTGAGCCAGCACACATCATCACAACATAAGAAAAATTCCGTTACCAAGCGCACTCTTTACTATTATGGACGAGTAACGCGCCTTCAATTGCCTATGTTTCTTGCAAATGTGCTTGTCACCTTGGGCTATGTTTATTTTCTCACCTTTGCAAGTCCGCAGGTTGTTGCGTGGATTGTAGATAAGGTGGGGGAAGGAGGCATTGGTCCTGACCAAGTCTTTTCTACTTTTGGTCCAGCTATTGTTCTTCTGATTGCTGTTAACGTTATTGGGCAGGTATGCTCAAAGTTGCAGGACTATACTGCGGCGCGCCTAAAGATTGGTGCAGGATATGAGTTGGGGCGCTGGGCTTTCGATGCGCTTTCTAATCAGTCGATGACCTTTCATGCAAATCGCTTTGGCGGTGCGCTGGTAAGTTCAACTCAAAAGTTTATTGCTGCCTATAACCAGCTTGTTTCAAACGTTGTCTATCTTGCCATGCCGACTATTTTTTCGGCATTGTTGACCATCAGTTTGCTGGCACCTTTGGTACCTGTTTATGTGCTTATCCTTGCACTCATTATGGTTGCCTATGCCTTTATTGTCTTTTTCCAGTATCGCAAGGTATTGCCCTATAACGCAGCTGCCAGCTCAGCTCAAAATAAACTTTCAGGCGAGCTTTCTGATTCCATTACCAATATCTTGGCAGTAAAAACCTCTGGGCGCGAGGACTTTGAGCGCTCTTTGTTTGAGCAGGCAAATAACGAGGTAAAGCGCGCTGACTCTGCCCGCATGATTCGTACCGTAAAAACTGGTGCCACCATGAGTTCAATGCTGGTGGTCATGATGGCACTCGTTGCCATTTTTATTGCAGGCGGCAACGCGTGGTTTGGGATTTCTGCTGGTACGCTTGTTATGATGTTTAGCTATACCAATGCGCTTACCTCGCGTATGAATTTGCTTGCCATGACCTTTGAGCAGATTAACACCGCTCTTGGTGAGGCACATGACCTCACGGTGGCGCTTGATGAACCGCGTCTTGTAGATGATATTCCGGGAGCGGCTGAGCTTCAGGTTCCTCATGGTGCGCTTGAGTTTTCGCATGTGGACTTTAGCTATGCCGATGCACGCGCGGGCGATGTGGTGTTCAAGGACTTTTCGCTTGCTATTCCCGCTGGTCAGCGCGTTGGCTTGGTTGGTCGTTCAGGTTCTGGAAAAACAACCCTAACTACTTTGCTGCTGCGCCTTGCAGATCTTGTTGGCGGTTCTATTTCAATAGATGGCATGAATATCGCTGAGGTAAGCCAGGTGAGTTTGCGAAAGCATATTGCCTATGTGCCACAAGAGCCCCTACTCTTTCATCGCAGTATTCGAGAGAATATTGCCTATGGCAAACCTGGGGCGAGTGAGGAAGAAATTATAGAAGCGGCGCGGCGTGCTAATGCACTCGAGTTTATTGAGAAACTGCCCGATGGGTTTGAGACACAGGTGGGAGAGCGCGGCGTTAAGCTTTCTGGTGGTCAGCGCCAGCGTATAGCTATTGCTCGTGCCATGCTTACTGATGCGCCTATTCTGGTGCTTGACGAGGCAACGAGTGCACTCGACTCTGAAAGCGAGAAGCTTATTCAAGATGCGCTCGGTGAGCTTATGCGCAACCGCACTGCCATTGTGGTAGCACATCGTTTGTCAACGGTGGCTGAGCTTGACCGTATTGTTGTTATTCGTGATGGTAAGATTGTTGAAGATGGTCCGCATCACGAGTTAATGCATGCTGGCGGTGAATACGAAAAACTCTGGAGTCGACAATCGGGCTCATTCTTGTCAAACGAGTAA
- a CDS encoding GAF domain-containing SpoIIE family protein phosphatase → MEAMSERELAEVAHIVEITSDAVILCALDGTVLHVNQQTVQVLQSSRERIVGHDVKDLLFSANFERASEHALPFSIDGADNTQMLKLSDGSFIPVRVRALPLTPARFALGERRHKRILVVLKSLETELAHDRKTKRLLARLSSANKRLSGTLDIIMATAGSKDVTELIDTVLNRLVDTLDADGATIYFAEAGGFKLRGTSQQLIEKVGYVPSYVPLGAGVGTYVLHAGSACRFSVIAPVSKSAHAGMLYDLDKRVSKPLQMQDTPPFKALIAVPVFFGTQVLGVIELGWLRPTTPRKHDVHVLEIICDYLSIELVELVSNLRAQRTAELTRSMNHVRDALFQAKSDARHAWQVLMTEIRHMLSCHVCTVIPDSVHNQYYVDFDGGSRRVLPGSIEDLFFSTTLPVASPARTIASGGFMPYEADADVAPRVVRVEMSSSLGMWLQRHGLPCQGVFVDFGQELTLALTAQEEVSTTTSSPVTALDRAGRIRRSRMVLFLRDATQEPIDDVEYDYLERMTREFKRIDIGERERKHEQLISQALQLGMQSRLAHVPGLITDALYSSATKQALVGGDFYTLVRLPDKRAVMILGDVSGKGIEAASMSAMVKTALTAYAWEGMQPVAMVRALNRMLTAFSRVETFVTVFVAKIDIATGVLRYCSAGNPPTMLARANGEAEFLTVQSGVVGAFDTMQYKEGFIELEAGDILFMYTDGAIEARNPDGDFYGEERLQETIRGLSALGVSGLCHQVLDNLDRFTGSGLDDDVAMVALSLNDEA, encoded by the coding sequence ATGGAAGCCATGAGTGAGCGAGAACTCGCTGAGGTTGCCCACATCGTTGAGATAACGAGCGATGCAGTCATTCTGTGTGCACTAGACGGTACCGTGCTTCATGTTAATCAGCAGACGGTGCAAGTTTTGCAAAGTAGCCGTGAGCGCATTGTTGGACATGATGTAAAAGATTTGCTCTTTAGCGCAAACTTTGAGCGCGCGTCAGAACATGCACTTCCCTTTAGCATTGACGGCGCCGACAATACACAGATGCTCAAACTTTCTGACGGCTCCTTTATTCCGGTGCGCGTACGCGCCTTACCCCTCACTCCTGCCCGCTTTGCCCTCGGCGAGCGCCGCCATAAGCGTATTTTGGTGGTATTGAAAAGCCTTGAGACCGAGCTTGCGCATGACCGCAAAACCAAGCGCTTACTCGCGCGCTTGAGCTCAGCTAATAAGCGCCTCTCAGGGACGCTCGATATTATTATGGCAACCGCTGGGTCAAAAGACGTGACCGAGCTTATAGATACGGTTTTGAATCGCTTGGTAGACACCTTAGATGCTGATGGTGCAACCATTTATTTTGCTGAGGCTGGAGGCTTTAAGTTGCGAGGCACCTCCCAACAACTCATTGAGAAGGTGGGCTATGTGCCGTCGTATGTACCCTTAGGTGCAGGTGTTGGAACCTATGTGCTACACGCCGGAAGCGCCTGTCGCTTTTCAGTGATTGCACCTGTATCTAAAAGCGCACATGCAGGCATGCTCTACGACCTTGATAAACGCGTGTCTAAACCGCTACAGATGCAAGACACCCCACCGTTTAAGGCCTTAATTGCCGTGCCGGTCTTTTTTGGTACACAGGTACTCGGAGTTATAGAACTTGGCTGGCTGCGCCCTACCACGCCGCGCAAGCATGACGTGCATGTTCTCGAAATTATTTGCGACTATCTCTCTATTGAGCTGGTGGAACTGGTGAGCAATCTACGAGCTCAGAGAACCGCTGAGCTCACGCGCTCAATGAATCATGTGCGCGATGCCCTCTTTCAGGCAAAATCGGATGCCCGTCATGCGTGGCAGGTTCTTATGACAGAAATTCGTCATATGCTGAGCTGTCATGTTTGCACTGTGATTCCTGATTCCGTGCATAACCAGTACTATGTTGATTTTGACGGAGGGTCGCGACGCGTGCTACCAGGTAGCATCGAAGACTTATTTTTCTCAACAACTCTGCCTGTCGCCTCGCCTGCGCGCACCATTGCCTCAGGCGGCTTTATGCCATATGAAGCAGATGCTGATGTAGCACCGCGTGTAGTACGCGTTGAGATGAGCTCATCGCTTGGAATGTGGCTACAGCGCCATGGCCTGCCTTGCCAGGGAGTATTTGTTGACTTTGGACAAGAGCTCACACTTGCCCTGACGGCGCAGGAAGAGGTGTCTACAACTACAAGCTCTCCGGTCACAGCACTTGACCGAGCGGGGCGCATTAGGCGCAGTCGCATGGTTTTGTTCTTGCGCGATGCAACACAAGAGCCCATCGATGACGTGGAATATGACTATCTTGAACGTATGACTCGCGAATTTAAGCGTATAGATATTGGTGAGCGTGAGCGCAAGCACGAGCAGCTTATTTCGCAAGCCTTGCAGTTGGGTATGCAAAGCCGCTTAGCCCATGTGCCAGGGCTAATAACTGACGCACTCTATTCGAGCGCAACCAAACAAGCGCTTGTTGGTGGCGACTTTTATACACTGGTACGCTTGCCTGATAAGCGTGCTGTCATGATTTTGGGTGATGTTTCAGGCAAGGGTATTGAAGCTGCATCGATGTCGGCAATGGTTAAAACAGCGCTAACAGCCTATGCTTGGGAAGGCATGCAGCCGGTTGCCATGGTGCGTGCCCTTAACCGTATGCTCACGGCGTTTTCGCGCGTTGAAACCTTTGTGACGGTTTTTGTTGCAAAAATTGATATTGCAACAGGTGTTTTGAGGTATTGCTCAGCAGGTAATCCACCAACAATGTTGGCACGCGCTAATGGTGAGGCCGAGTTTTTGACGGTACAGTCTGGCGTAGTGGGTGCTTTTGACACCATGCAATACAAAGAAGGGTTCATAGAGCTTGAAGCAGGCGACATCCTCTTCATGTATACCGATGGCGCAATCGAAGCACGAAATCCTGATGGGGATTTTTACGGTGAAGAACGCTTACAAGAGACTATACGCGGCTTAAGCGCGCTTGGCGTGTCAGGGCTTTGTCATCAGGTACTCGACAACTTGGATCGCTTTACCGGCTCTGGTCTTGATGACGATGTTGCTATGGTGGCGTTGAGCTTGAACGATGAGGCATAA